Within the Opitutaceae bacterium TAV5 genome, the region CGGGCAGGAAAAAAGAAAGTCGGCGCGGACGTCGGACGCGAGATGCGCGATGTTGCGCGAGTCGCCCACGTGCCAGACCGGCGCCGGGTGAGGAGGCTTGCACAGGATCTCGGCCTGTGCGCGGTTCGCCTCGACCTGTTCGGACCGAAGATCGACGCCCACGTAATGCCGCCCCAACTCGGACGCGACCACGCCGCGGACACTCCCGCCGGCGAAGGGATCGAGGACCACGCCGCCCGCCGCACAGAACCAGGTGTAGAGCAACTCGCAAAGCACCGGGTCAAAGATGCTGGTCCCCTTGGGTGCGTTGCCGCCGTGCATCCGTCCGAAGTTTTTCGCCGTCTCGGACTCAAATATCAGGCTGTCGCTGCGGCCTTCCTCTGATGCCAAGCCATAGGCCAGCCATTCGTTTTTCCGGTCCTGCCACCAGCCGGCGCGCGCGTCGAAAACCGAAAACGGTGGCGCACCGAACCGCTCGGACAGGGCGCCGGAACCTTGCGGCGTATCGGCACCCGACGCGAGCGCCGCAATGTCCGCCGCGGTAAAGCCGGTGAGGCCGGTGTCGAAATCAAACCGCTCGGCCAACTCCTCGAGCTCGATCCGCAAAAGCTCCTCGTTCCAGCCGCCGCCGATTTCCGCGAGCCGGTTGTCGGCGATGCGGTAGGCTTTACGTTGCGCCTCGGTCAGGTGGCTGAGGCGCACGCACGGCACCTGCTCAAGCCCGAGGCTCTGCGCGGCCAGCACGCGACCGTGGCCGGCGACGATCACGCCCTCGTCGTCGATCAGCACCGGGTTGTTAAAACCGAACTCTTTTATTGCGCCGGCGATCTGCGCAACCTGCGCGTCTGAATGCAACTTAGCGTTGCGGGCGTAAGGTATCAGCGAGGCGGTCGCGAGGTAGTCAATCTTGAGTGGTGCGGTGGTCATTTAGTAAAAAGGTCACAATTTTTCGCTAACTACAGAAACTCTGCGGTTGTTTTCCACCCGCACCCCTCCCCCCAGGGAAGAACCTATACCCCCCCCCGCCTCCCCCCGCCATCCATCATTTTCTTGCATGGATTTAGCGTCCCGTATTACTCCATCAACTACGCCTGAGCCAGTCACCGAACGCCGCAGGGCAGCCCTTACGCCGCTTTCTGACAGCCCTGTTATGCACGCTAGATCACGGATACCGACCCCGAGAATCGTGGCCTTCTGCATGGCCGCAATCGCCTTTGGCTTGAGCGCGGCAGTCCAGCATTGCGGGACCAGGATGACCTCGCCGGGAAATGCGGCGTGAAGTTTACGCGCGACCTCCATGCCGACCATCTGCACGACGGCGCAGTCCTCCTTGAGTGCGTGCGGGATGGATACGTGACGACTCTTTGCAGCGGCAGCGAGGCGGAGTAGGTCAGGGATGCCGATCACGTCTGCGATGGCCTTGCCGTGGGGCGGAAGCGAGTCGTAGGTGGGGCGGTCCGCTGGTGAAAGATTCTGCTTTGTTTTGCTTCGATTTTCTTTGTTTTGCTTCATCGGCCGGTATTGCCGGAAATCGGGATTCGCGCGCAGCCACTCGCGCGCCTCGGCGAGTGTCGCCCGGTTGGCTGGCATGGGGAACCCGTCGCGGATCATGGCGGTGACATAGGCGTATCCTCGCCCGAGCGCGGCGGCGAGGGACTTGCGAGAGAGCAGATCGTTGCTGTCGGGCATGGCTACGGATTACCAGAGGGCTGCGTCGTCGGCTTGTGCGTGCGATGCGCGGGCGAAGCGGGAGGGTGTTTCGTAACTCCGTCCTGGTTGCGCTTCGTGGGTTCGGGGCGACAAGGGTAATCTCCCGGATGCGGTCGTTTTCATGTCAAGCCTGTAGTTGGTTTGTGGTTACTTTAGCAGTTTGGGTTATGGGGCCGTGAAGGGCGTTCACCGAAGTTGATGACTTCGCAGAGATCGAGGAGGCGGCGGAGTAACGGCTCCTGGCGAATGGCGCTTTTCTCGCTCGTGCCGGCGATCTGAGCAGACGAAAGGTTTGTCGATGCGAGGAGCGGCAAAGCGTGCTCGCGCCGAAGGTCAAGGAAGCGGAAAAGCCAGGCTTGTGCCCAATCGGCGCGGGCGGTGCTGACGGCCTCTTGCCCGATGTCGTCGAGGATGAATATCTGCCGCTTTGCTTGGGCGTGAACCCATCCCCTGGCATCGTCGCGTCCGTAATTGACCCACGTCTGGAGCCTGGCGAACCAGTCAGAGGCGTTTGTGTAAAATACCTCGTGCCCCTCGTCGATGGCTAGGCGGCGATAGAGCGCGGCAAGAGACCGGGTTTTCCCGCGTCCGGTTGGGCCGGAGAGCAATAGTCCTTTGGGCGACACCTGCCAGCCAATCACGCGGTCGATTTGCTCGCGCCAAGGCTGCATTTTGGGGTGCGTCCAGTCGGACTCTCGGTAGCCGGCACCGATGTCATGCTCGAATTGCTCGCGGCGGGATTTGGCACGTGCCTCGGAGATGGCTTTGCGCGAAAGCGCCTCGTGGTCGAGCGGCGGCGCGTTGCGCACGGCGTTGATGTCGACGCCGGTTTCGGCAGCGAGCACGGCGAGGAAGTCGGGCCTTGGTGCTGGCGCGATTGCCTGCGCTTTGGCGGCGTCGTTTTCGGCGGCGCCTATGTTGACATCGGCTGGCGGCTCAATGGCCGGATATTCGGGTGTGTCGGCGTCTGTGGGCATGTCAGAAGGCACGGAACAGTTCGGGGTCGGAGGGCGGGCGGCGTGGC harbors:
- a CDS encoding plasmid partitioning protein ParB → MTTAPLKIDYLATASLIPYARNAKLHSDAQVAQIAGAIKEFGFNNPVLIDDEGVIVAGHGRVLAAQSLGLEQVPCVRLSHLTEAQRKAYRIADNRLAEIGGGWNEELLRIELEELAERFDFDTGLTGFTAADIAALASGADTPQGSGALSERFGAPPFSVFDARAGWWQDRKNEWLAYGLASEEGRSDSLIFESETAKNFGRMHGGNAPKGTSIFDPVLCELLYTWFCAAGGVVLDPFAGGSVRGVVASELGRHYVGVDLRSEQVEANRAQAEILCKPPHPAPVWHVGDSRNIAHLASDVRADFLFSCPPYADLEVYSDDPADLSTMEYSQFITCYREIISASAALLRNDRFACFVVGDIRDPATGLYRNFVADTIAAFHAAGLALYNEAVLVTMAGSLPLRINKQFTVARKLGKTHQNVLVFVKGDPRRAAASCGDIQPWEGRADE